From a single Schistocerca piceifrons isolate TAMUIC-IGC-003096 unplaced genomic scaffold, iqSchPice1.1 HiC_scaffold_2166, whole genome shotgun sequence genomic region:
- the LOC124742164 gene encoding astakine-like, with amino-acid sequence MRTAVVAIFAVAIVLSAQAQYEPCGKGEPCPEGECCMITGVRYGTPSCHPLRASGDSCRPHSKPQNFTLSAGPFEAATLFTDVYWAVCPCQSGLECAGGTCV; translated from the exons ATGAGGACCGCTGTAGTCGCCATCTTTGCTGTTGCCATCGTGCTGAGCGCGCAAGCGCAGTACGAGCCCTGCGGCAAGGGCGAGCCGTGTCCCGAGGGCGAGTGCTGCATGATCA CCGGCGTCAGGTACGGCACGCCTTCTTGTCATCCTCTGCGCGCCAGTGGTGACTCCTGCCGGCCACACTCGAAACCGCAGAACTTCACGCTGTCTGCCGGCCCGTTCGAAGCGGCTACTCTGTTCACGGACGTCTACTGGGCCGTCTGTCCCTGCCAGTCGGGCCTGGAGTGCGCCGGTGGAACCTGCGTCTAG